In Osmia lignaria lignaria isolate PbOS001 chromosome 13, iyOsmLign1, whole genome shotgun sequence, the DNA window aaaaaaattagtttcttTAGAAATGTTATACTTACGTTCGCTATATTTTCTCTTCAAACGTAATTAATCTATAATATACAGCAGTTTTCTTAAATAGGTGTTAGTTTGTTAGAAATAGTTTGTTGCTATTACTTTTTTTTAGTGAATACGTTCATGCAAGCGATATAGATCGTACAATGctcattaaatattaatagaaCGACTGCACAACGGAATGGCATATTTATCTAAGAGATTAATCGAAGCAGTCAGGTACATTTTCCGtttgaattcatttttctttctaaaaataGCTGAAAATAATACCCATTAATACGTTTAAGTTGCAGCACCATGTGAAAGAAGAATCAACACGatcatatataattattatagcgcaaattaaatacttttcattttccaatactTAATACAAGGATTCTGTAAATTTTAACTTCGTTATAGATTTCAAATCTCTTGCAACctacaaaatttatattaactATTGATTAGAGGCAATGTTGTAATATTAAACAAGCCCTTAATTAGCTTAATTTAATGGAAGGCAAAACATTTGCTTCAAGAGCCCTTTCTTTGGGCTCTCATCTTCCTCATCATCGTAATTCTGTTCATCATAGTTACTAAtgatttcattgttattgctaGAGCCGTACGTAACATCTGTGATACTTAGAGAACTGGAGCATATCGGACTTTCGTATCGGAATGGAAAAGGTGGTGATAACCGATACTCGTTATAATTATTGTCGTTCTCATTCTCTTCGGAGTATGTCATTAAAAAAACATTGTTGTGATAACCTCGATTTCTTGAGCTGATGTTCAATAGGGGATCGATTCGAAGCTTCGCAAGCTTGTCTTGCAATTCGTACATGTAGCACGGCTGCAACTGTTGTTGACTTTGATTGTATCGTTGCACTATAACCAGCGGTTCTTGTCACACGCAGTCTTCCAGAGACATCAGTAGCGGGTTCACGTATTCGAAACCTTCGAATTCACTTTGATCAATCTTATCAATTACCCTCctgtaaaatatttgtttacaCAATTATTAAACttgttcattaattttcttcaaattccaTACTGGTTTGTGGTTTGTTAATACTTACGGATCATCCGGTGTCAGATGAACTGGTTCGTCTGTAAATTCTGGTGGGAAATTGGCCAGGTCACGATCAGAATCTAAACGTGGCTTGTAAGGTGGTGTTACTTGTTTTTGCTCcaactaaaaatttaattataaacttAATTTATATGGAATGCATTCTGAATACAATTAAAATCTTGggataaatttcttattttcattttttacaattttcagcAAGTGTAAGATTGCGATAATTACCATTTCCCAATCAATTGCTTTGAAGAACGGATGGGAAACAATATCAAGAAAAGCTGTCGGCCTTTTTCCACAGCCTAATCTTTCAGCAGGATCTTTGCAAAGGAAGCCTTTAAGTACGCAAGCTGCTTTAACTGACAACGATCTTGGTATACGAATTGTTTTCTGTAAAATAACTTGAAATAGATAATCTTCAGTGTTCTGGTCTGGATTTTCTAACGCGCCCGCAATATCAAACGGACTGCGACCTGCAAGCATTTCATACAAAAGTACTCCAAGTGCCCACCAATCTACAGAGAAACTGTAATCTTCACCCCGTAATATTTCAGGTGCAATATAATTTGGAGTGCCACAAAACGTGGCTGTTGTATCACCCTCTCGTACACCTTCTTTGCACATTCCATAATCAGTCAGTTTAACGTGTCCCTCGTGATCAAGTAACACATTGTCTAATTTTAAATCTCTGTATATGATACCTGcatatcaaatatttcaaacttcGTTAAGATATTTATCAACAGCACAGAAACATTGTGGATTTCAGGATCAATATTTCTCCTCACCTTTCTCGTGTAAAAAATTTAAGGCGAGGCTAATTTCTGCTGCATAAAATCGAGCATGCTCCTCTGGAAGACGGCGTTGCCTTTGCATATGGAACATAAGATCACCGCCGCGTACAAATTCAATAACGAAGAACAGACGAGAAGGTGTTTGAAAGCATGAGTGAAGTCCTACAAGGAAAGGATGATTCGAAGCGGTTTCGAATACGTGTTTCTCTGTTTGAACCCAATCTATATCTTCGTCGTCTGTCACTAGAGCTTTCTTGATCACTTTCATCGCGTAAATCCTTTTTGTACGCTTCAATTCTACCATCAAAACTTTCGCGTAGGAACCACGACCGATTACCCTAATCAGTTCGAAATCGTTTAATGAGTATTGCCTTTGCATATCATTTGAATTATCCGCATCATTTAACGTATCCAACGGCAATTCCTCCCTTTCTACACTTCCGGTTCCTACGAACAGAATGTAAGTTACATTTAGTTACACTTATTGTTTGTTTCTAATGATTTATAAGTAAGGAAATTTGTACCTTCATTCAAGaccataaatttttcaaaaataacattATACAATAAGTAACATCTTACATACGTATATTTAAAGTTTAATAATTTCTGAGCTCAAGGATCTCTTCTTTATAAGGTTTTTATTCTTTCAAACTACAAAACCATAGTTTGAATTTCCAAATAAACTTCCAAATACTCTTACGATTGCGTGAATGCTCCTCGATGATCGGCGACTCTGAAATCTCATCCTCTAGATGAGCTACTGGGCTGCATTGTACAGAATCAAGCTGTTGTTGATCGCCGTTCCTGTCGATCGTTTGCGACTCTGTGCTTGGCATTTGCTGTTGTTGAAGTTGGTGGACACTCAAGCATGGTTTGCGAACTAGTTTGTGACATTTCTTGTGAACCAGTAGCTTGCACTGGATGCACTTGAACCCCTGCCGACCTAGTCCCCAAATTCGATCCTGGCAGAATGCGCAAAACGCTCGCTGTGAAAATTAAACAGAAAGCTTGTGATAATCTATGTCCATATGGTTCCTACAAAAGAGCACTTTAGGTATTGGATGAATTCCTGAGAATGaaagtgtagagaattatgtattgttgatatgaaaataatttatttcatttatttagaaATCACAAGCCTCAGCTGATTAACAAATATTCTATTTACATTTAAGAATACAATATAAtcagaaaattgtttataaagaATTATTTCTGTAATCTAATCATTTACTTATACCATTTCTAATTCAGTTTCATTCTCAAGAATTCAAGGAAATAAAAGATCAATATtaaatgtaacattttattaaatgaacagaGAAAGTTCATCCAAGTTCACTAGCCAGCAAGTTCCACTGATCAGGAATGAATCTGTCAAACCTGGAAATATTCTATGGACATGTGATGTGGTGGATGGGTATGGTGCCATGCGTAAATGTGTAAAATTATATCAAAATGATGAGCAAAAACGAGGGAAAGTAATTAAAGCAGTAATTGAATGAAATGATGCTTACCCGATTGAAACGTTTCGCTTGAAATATATGACCATTCACTCGGTACAGCTTCCTCCATCTACGTGCGCCGCGTCTGTAGATGCTtcctttggaaaatgaaaaaacataaatatcacgagagaaaagaagaatcgGTCTTCAAATTTGCTTCTGTCGTCTTTACTTCTTCCAGACTATGGAGAATATTCAGAAACGATTGCGTCAAATTCTGAGATAATGTAGTGCTCATGTTCATAAAAAAAAGCACACACGTGTTTCATAAACTTGGGTCCAATAATCATTTCTTTTTGAATTgtaagagtgacaaatttcaaaataagaaaaaaaacttCTAAGCTATAGGGGCCCTCTCTCCACTTTCTCCCTCTCACAATCTTTTCTGAGCACATTGTGTAACTCTAATAGAATCAATACAGTAAATGTAACTACTGCATTTCAACCCATTATTTAATGTTACTTTTGaaactaattaaaatgaaaaacgtGTTTCATAACGTGTCTCGGAGGATCTATATAAGTATACTCTTGTTGAAATACCGCACTGAAAAATCTGCAGTAAAACTGCGACCGGGCCAAGTCCTTCCATACTTTGTACCGTATAAAACTATCGAATAATCTTGACAAGGGCAAAGGAAATTTGTAAACACGATGAGATTATCTCCAAACCCGcgatatttaaaatagaaaatagtctTAATTCTATCGTATTTTCACTATACACAATTGATCCTTAATTTATATGATACCCAAAAAACACGATTTCAAAAAGAACATAACAAAGTTTCATCCTAcatgatattttaaaatatattaaaaatagtaCAGTATACGATTTCACGTTTGAAACGTTGTATATATAATAGATATATAAAATGACTAATCTTGAAGTCTTGGAATttacttcttccttttttctttagtttacataatattattttcataatcaaTGTACTGCGAAGATTCGATGCAATAAGCATATACACAAAgtataaatgatgaaaattaaaataagcgCATTAAAATCGCTGATGTTTCATGAAAActtaagaaacgaaaaaaattaatcataatCTTCTGAACATGAATCAAACATAGCCAGACTATTCATATATAAACTTGTCGTTAATTGAACAACTCGCTGGCTAGTATAGTATACAATAGTGAGAATTATTGGACGAAAAcgtattgaaatatttgattattttgCGACGGAAACTCACTGTCTTCTCCCTTACAGGGCATTCCTGGTGCAGGCGGCACATTAGGAAAAACTGTAACAAAAATGAACAATCTGTCAGTTTCTTATATTACTTCTTTAATAGTAATTGTTACACGAACAATTAAAACATTACCTGTATTCTAAAAACTGACAAAAATgggaaaaattgataatatgataaagttaattgaattttcaatctCTAACATATTATAGTGCAAtctaaatgataaattataaatatttaatcatGCAAAATaataacttattattttttaatgtacattaaaacgTTCAAGGTAAATGTTTCTCTTATTTTATCTATAAAATAACTTCTACTTTAGTAAGAACATATGTCTGAAAAAAACATTCAAAGCAGCATGGCATATTGGAAGAAAAGGGAGAATATAGAAACAAAACTTTTAGTTTTAGATGAAACAGGCTGAAACATTTCAAACATTCAATGTTAATTGCATTATGAAgtgttaaaatattgaaacattttgtattggataattaaa includes these proteins:
- the aPKC gene encoding protein kinase C iota type isoform X3 — its product is MYITTGISLDTLREEVRSICEFDIAGPDQFTMKWVDDEGDPCRIASQQELDEALRLYELEKDTEIIIHVFPNVPPAPGMPCKGEDRSIYRRGARRWRKLYRVNGHIFQAKRFNRRAFCAFCQDRIWGLGRQGFKCIQCKLLVHKKCHKLVRKPCLSVHQLQQQQMPSTESQTIDRNGDQQQLDSVQCSPVAHLEDEISESPIIEEHSRNRTGSVEREELPLDTLNDADNSNDMQRQYSLNDFELIRVIGRGSYAKVLMVELKRTKRIYAMKVIKKALVTDDEDIDWVQTEKHVFETASNHPFLVGLHSCFQTPSRLFFVIEFVRGGDLMFHMQRQRRLPEEHARFYAAEISLALNFLHEKGIIYRDLKLDNVLLDHEGHVKLTDYGMCKEGVREGDTTATFCGTPNYIAPEILRGEDYSFSVDWWALGVLLYEMLAGRSPFDIAGALENPDQNTEDYLFQVILQKTIRIPRSLSVKAACVLKGFLCKDPAERLGCGKRPTAFLDIVSHPFFKAIDWEMLEQKQVTPPYKPRLDSDRDLANFPPEFTDEPVHLTPDDPRVIDKIDQSEFEGFEYVNPLLMSLEDCV
- the aPKC gene encoding protein kinase C iota type isoform X1, with product MAWGYWSATSVSDRGRSPRREKDKQQYQSLHQPQQQHHHQAETGVSQGMYGVQQVQGELGVSSSSVSTGSGVGGGAAVEEPPCSMMIQGGSFYSYSAATAAAAAAVGRRIPPAIEGPSTSSTGIQVLPRDRPIKSNTSTYPPSPSSDSAEYEQPIAGLRSECSPHNSPPDDIFVQAGSSSRIKLLCDKGIDDTSEVDLDEVVATEMMYATTNRAIGTSTCRVHGPCNPPPDSTDPIAPLIDDTIGSSQFWFNDITWVFPNVPPAPGMPCKGEDRSIYRRGARRWRKLYRVNGHIFQAKRFNRRAFCAFCQDRIWGLGRQGFKCIQCKLLVHKKCHKLVRKPCLSVHQLQQQQMPSTESQTIDRNGDQQQLDSVQCSPVAHLEDEISESPIIEEHSRNRTGSVEREELPLDTLNDADNSNDMQRQYSLNDFELIRVIGRGSYAKVLMVELKRTKRIYAMKVIKKALVTDDEDIDWVQTEKHVFETASNHPFLVGLHSCFQTPSRLFFVIEFVRGGDLMFHMQRQRRLPEEHARFYAAEISLALNFLHEKGIIYRDLKLDNVLLDHEGHVKLTDYGMCKEGVREGDTTATFCGTPNYIAPEILRGEDYSFSVDWWALGVLLYEMLAGRSPFDIAGALENPDQNTEDYLFQVILQKTIRIPRSLSVKAACVLKGFLCKDPAERLGCGKRPTAFLDIVSHPFFKAIDWEMLEQKQVTPPYKPRLDSDRDLANFPPEFTDEPVHLTPDDPRVIDKIDQSEFEGFEYVNPLLMSLEDCV
- the aPKC gene encoding protein kinase C iota type isoform X4, which gives rise to MMTLYVMHEFFFPNVPPAPGMPCKGEDRSIYRRGARRWRKLYRVNGHIFQAKRFNRRAFCAFCQDRIWGLGRQGFKCIQCKLLVHKKCHKLVRKPCLSVHQLQQQQMPSTESQTIDRNGDQQQLDSVQCSPVAHLEDEISESPIIEEHSRNRTGSVEREELPLDTLNDADNSNDMQRQYSLNDFELIRVIGRGSYAKVLMVELKRTKRIYAMKVIKKALVTDDEDIDWVQTEKHVFETASNHPFLVGLHSCFQTPSRLFFVIEFVRGGDLMFHMQRQRRLPEEHARFYAAEISLALNFLHEKGIIYRDLKLDNVLLDHEGHVKLTDYGMCKEGVREGDTTATFCGTPNYIAPEILRGEDYSFSVDWWALGVLLYEMLAGRSPFDIAGALENPDQNTEDYLFQVILQKTIRIPRSLSVKAACVLKGFLCKDPAERLGCGKRPTAFLDIVSHPFFKAIDWEMLEQKQVTPPYKPRLDSDRDLANFPPEFTDEPVHLTPDDPRVIDKIDQSEFEGFEYVNPLLMSLEDCV
- the aPKC gene encoding protein kinase C iota type isoform X2, yielding MPTQTTENDDIRAKIVYNGEVQIMYITTGISLDTLREEVRSICEFDIAGPDQFTMKWVDDEGDPCRIASQQELDEALRLYELEKDTEIIIHVFPNVPPAPGMPCKGEDRSIYRRGARRWRKLYRVNGHIFQAKRFNRRAFCAFCQDRIWGLGRQGFKCIQCKLLVHKKCHKLVRKPCLSVHQLQQQQMPSTESQTIDRNGDQQQLDSVQCSPVAHLEDEISESPIIEEHSRNRTGSVEREELPLDTLNDADNSNDMQRQYSLNDFELIRVIGRGSYAKVLMVELKRTKRIYAMKVIKKALVTDDEDIDWVQTEKHVFETASNHPFLVGLHSCFQTPSRLFFVIEFVRGGDLMFHMQRQRRLPEEHARFYAAEISLALNFLHEKGIIYRDLKLDNVLLDHEGHVKLTDYGMCKEGVREGDTTATFCGTPNYIAPEILRGEDYSFSVDWWALGVLLYEMLAGRSPFDIAGALENPDQNTEDYLFQVILQKTIRIPRSLSVKAACVLKGFLCKDPAERLGCGKRPTAFLDIVSHPFFKAIDWEMLEQKQVTPPYKPRLDSDRDLANFPPEFTDEPVHLTPDDPRVIDKIDQSEFEGFEYVNPLLMSLEDCV